In Mycobacterium sp. ITM-2016-00317, the genomic window ACGCTCACATACGCCGTCGGCGACGAGACCAAAGCCGTCGCGGCGATCTTCCCGCTGTGATTCGCCCTGCCAAACAGTACGGGCGTACTGACCTGCGGCTATTCGCTACCGACCAGTAGCTTCTGAACCGGTTCAGCTAGGGCGCACTTAGCAAGGTTCGCAAAAAGTCTGAATCCCTTGGCGGAAATTGGCACGCGAAACCGGTGGAACTGCGGTAACGAGTTGAGGCATCCTCGAATTAGCAAGCCAGCGAAACCGCTGGAGTGTTAACAACGCTGACGGTCCCGGGGCTCCCCGGAGTCGCCGGCGATGTGCACCAACTTTGCAACAACGAAGGAGCAGCCCAATGTCGACCGTTGGCACGCCGAAGTCGCCCGAGCAGATCCAGCACGACTGGGACAACAACCCGCGCTGGAAGGGTGTCACCCGTACCTACACCCCGGCCGATGTCGTCGCCCTGCAGGGCCACGTCGTCGAGGAGCACACCCTGGCCCGCCGCGGCGCCGAGGTGCTGTGGGCCCAGCTGCACGACATGGACTTCGTCAACTCGCTCGGTGCGCTGACCGGCAACATGGCCGTCCAGCAGGTCCGCGCCGGCCTCAAGGCCATCTACCTGTCGGGTTGGCAGGTCGCCGGTGACGCGAACCTGTCCGGCCACACCTACCCGGATCAGAGCCTGTACCCGGCCAACTCGGTCCCGCAGGTCATCCGTCGCATCAACAACGCGCTGCTGCGCGCCGACGAGATCGCCAAGGTCGAGGGTGACACCTCGGTGGAGAACTGGCTGGCCCCGATCGTCGCCGACGGTGAGGCCGGTTTCGGTGGCGCGCTCAACGTCTACGAGCTGCAGAAGGCGATGATCGCCGCCGGTGTCGCAGGCTCGCACTGGGAGGACCAGCTGGCCTCGGAGAAGAAGTGCGGCCACCTCGGTGGCAAGGTGCTGATCCCGACCCAGCAGCACATCCGCACCCTGACCTCGGCCCGTCTGGCCGCTGACGTCGCCGGCGTGCCGACCGTCGTCATCGCCCGTACCGACGCCGAGGCCGCGACGCTGATCACCTCCGACGTCGACGAGCGTGATCAGCCGTTCATCACCGGCGAGCGCACCGCCGAGGGCTTCTACCGGGTGAAGAACGGCCTCGAGCCCTGCATCGCCCGCGCCAAGGCCTACGCGCCGTACTCCGACCTCATCTGGATGGAGACCGGCACCCCGGACCTGGAGCTGGCCAAGAAGTTCGCCGAGGGCGTCAAGAGCGAGTTCCCGGACCAGATGCTGGCCTACAACTGCTCGCCGTCGTTCAACTGGCGCAAGCACCTGGACGACGCGACGATCGCGAAGTTCCAGAAGGAGCTCGGCGCGATGGGCTTCAAGTTCCAGTTCATCACGCTGGCCGGCTTCCACGCGCTCAACTACTCGATGTTCGATCTGGCCCACGGCTACGCCCGCAACCAGATGACCGCCTACGTCGAGCTGCAGGAGCGCGAGTTCGCCGCCGAGGAGCGCGGCTACACCGCGACGAAGCACCAGCGCGAGGTCGGCGCCGGCTACTTCGACCGGATCGCCACCACCGTGGACCCGACCTCGTCGACCACCGCGCTCGCGGGCTCGACCGAAGAGGGTCAGTTCCACTAGAGGCCCCCGGCCTCACGAGCGTGCGTGTCCGCGGGCGACACGCCGTGCGGGACATTGACGACGCGCACGCTCGTCCAGCTTGACAGCGCAGACCCCGCCCAGAGATCTTGGGCGGGGTCTGTCGCATGGAACCATCTGTCGCATGGAACCAGGTGAGAACTTGGCCCGCACGCGAGGAGGAGAAGAAGTCTTGAGCATTGAACGGGTAGGTGTCGTCGGCGCCGGGCAGATGGGCTCGGGG contains:
- the aceA gene encoding isocitrate lyase, with amino-acid sequence MSTVGTPKSPEQIQHDWDNNPRWKGVTRTYTPADVVALQGHVVEEHTLARRGAEVLWAQLHDMDFVNSLGALTGNMAVQQVRAGLKAIYLSGWQVAGDANLSGHTYPDQSLYPANSVPQVIRRINNALLRADEIAKVEGDTSVENWLAPIVADGEAGFGGALNVYELQKAMIAAGVAGSHWEDQLASEKKCGHLGGKVLIPTQQHIRTLTSARLAADVAGVPTVVIARTDAEAATLITSDVDERDQPFITGERTAEGFYRVKNGLEPCIARAKAYAPYSDLIWMETGTPDLELAKKFAEGVKSEFPDQMLAYNCSPSFNWRKHLDDATIAKFQKELGAMGFKFQFITLAGFHALNYSMFDLAHGYARNQMTAYVELQEREFAAEERGYTATKHQREVGAGYFDRIATTVDPTSSTTALAGSTEEGQFH